From a single Drosophila sulfurigaster albostrigata strain 15112-1811.04 chromosome 3, ASM2355843v2, whole genome shotgun sequence genomic region:
- the LOC133842175 gene encoding organic cation transporter protein, whose protein sequence is MGDQAKKPVIRPVEKTGDPIISQIGDFRIYQFFFCMLVFLSKFGTGWHTLAHIFLAAPTPVSCKTENVTDACSSDCDEIEFDTSVFKTTIVTEWGLVCEKRFLSSLSQSFVMMGIMFGSMFFGMIADRFGRRPAFLGCCFMQLICGLIVCLSPYYWFYVIFRFLTAFATGGTMCTSFVLIMEIIGPKRRELIAILYQIPFNVGHASLAIFAYFIREWRWFQFSVTIFSAVFLIYICLIPESPRWLFTTGKVDDSIKILEKIAKRNKAPTETIRPEIEAAYKVLAARTPAKKGTLIDLFRTPYLRLKTICMAIVWIVVCMVYYGTAQYISNLGGDIFLNNLIAAGLGIPGTLLCVVMTKYMGRKITMMITNAISGVALLLLVFLVYASDKLQVICATFGLFGASITFPNAYLWGGEMFPTVVRSNGMGLCSMLGRVGGLLAPLICDLAHIKLWITPLIFGIVSIIAVIATIFLPETRGHPLPETLEDGEAFGRKEA, encoded by the exons ATGGGTGATCAAGCAAAGAAGCCGGTAATTCGCCCGGTTGAGAAGACTGGCGATCCCATCATCTCGCAGATTGGCGACTTCAGGATATATCAGTTCTTCTTCTGTATGCTCGTGTTTCTAAGTAAATTCGGAACAGGATGGCACACGCTGGCACACATTTTCCTTGCGGCTCCGACTCCAGTCTCGTGTAAGACTGAAAACGTGACCGATGCCTGCAGCAGTGACTGTGATGAGATAGAGTTCGATACGAGTGTGTTCAAGACGACAATTGTCACCGAATGGGGTTTGGTCTGCGAAAAGAGATTTCTGTCCAGTTTGTCGCAGTCTTTTGTCATGATGGGAATTATGTTTGGCAGCATGTTCTTTGGAATGATAGCGGATcg CTTTGGTCGTCGACCTGCTTTCTTAGGGTGTTGTTTTATGCAGTTGATATGCGGACTTATCGTATGCTTGTCCCCATATTATTGGTTTTATGTAATCTTCAGATTTCTAACTGCCTTCGCCACAGGCGGAACAATGTGCACCag CTTTGTGCTGATTATGGAGATCATTGGACCAAAGAGACGTGAACTAATCGCCATTTTATACCAGATTCCTTTCAATGTGGGTCATGCCTCATTGGCAATCTTTGCGTATTTCATTCGCGAATGGAGATGGTTCCAGTTCAGCGTCACAATATTCTCAGCAGTCTTCCTCATTTACATATGCCTTATACCTGAGTCACCACGATGGCTCTTCACCACCGGCAAAGTGGATGATTCCATCAAGATTTTGGAGAAGATTGCCAAACGCAACAAGGCGCCAACGGAAACGATTCGTCCCGAGATCGAGGCTGCTTACAAGGTTTTGGCCGCTAGAACACCGGCGAAAAAGGGAACTTTAATTGATCTGTTTCGCACTCCCTACTTACGATTGAAGACTATCTGTATGGCCATCGTTTGGATTGTGGTTTGCATGGTATACTACGGCACAGCTCAATACATTTCCAATCTAGGCGGTGATATTTTCCTCAACAATCTGATTGCCGCTGGTCTGGGAATTCCCGGAACTCTGCTGTGCGTGGTGATGACCAAGTATATGGGACGCAAGATCACAATGATGATCACAAATGCGATCAGCGGTGTTGCCCTTTTGCTGCTGGTGTTTTTAGTCTATGCGAGCGACAAGCTTCAAGTCATTTGTGCAACATTTGGTCTATTTGGGGCTTCGATAACATTTCCTAATGCATATCTTTGGGGTGGCGAAATGTTCCCCACAGTTGTACGGTCCAATGGCATGGGACTTTGCTCTATGTTGGGTCGTGTTGGTGGACTTTTGGCGCCTCTGATTTGTGATCTGGCCCACATTAAGCTGTGGATAACGCCCCTAATATTCGGAATCGTCTCTATAATAGCGGTAATTGCAACCATTTTCTTGCCAGAAACAAGAGGTCATCCCCTGCCTGAAACATTGGAGGACGGCGAAGCATTCGGACGTAAAGAGGCCTAA